In Fusarium oxysporum Fo47 chromosome IX, complete sequence, the following proteins share a genomic window:
- a CDS encoding P-loop containing nucleoside triphosphate hydrolase protein, translating to MGKRTAENSAPNGEGEEKHPEMGVDGRPEREPTFQDYMRVFKYASKGDLLAYIVGVIASIGVGITLPLLNIVFGQFASKFSDYAGTETLPGDEFRSKLSELCLYLLGLFLGRLVLGYINNFAFRMTGVRITSAIRQDYFTALFSQSVHVLDSMPPGYATTIITTTGNTLQLGISEKLGVFVEYNATMIASIIVAFIYSWQLSLVTFTAVVFITFSVSLVLPYITKGQTNQTKSEALAMSVASEAMSGIRMIVAYGAESRIGNKYGKFVEEAKKHAQFAGPFIALQYGLVFFSSYAAFGLAFWYGTRLLLDDKINQLGAIIVVLFSVMMIVTAMERISTPLLAVSKATVAACEFFTVIDAPRPEPGHLTDPDVSVTEDIVLEDVTFAYPSRPHVKILDNLNLRIETGKVTAIVGPSGSGKSTIVGLVERWYSLKDQYVISKPVEKPAKGDTDKKKNGDKEEDEQELQELSFAGDETGPPVELRGRISTCGHFLDDINVKWWRSQIGLVQQEPFLFNDTIYSNVLNGLIGTKWENEPEEKKREMVHEACKEAFADEFIEKLPEGYNTAVGEVGIKLSGGQRQRIAIARAIIRRPAILILDEATSAIDVRGERIVQAALDRASRNRTTIVIAHRLSTIKKADRIVVLRQGQVIQSGTHDGLLTDETGLYYNLVNAQALSLGEQKGENEVLVKEERSSSVHDKAHTESTIEDMPQEKKAKNKGLLSSFGRFFYETKSNWWMMALTLFFSACAGAAVPFQAWLFAKVIIVFGYLPDESKVRSESSFWSLMWTVLAISAGLAYCATFFLSTRTASTIRAKYQKQYFLSILHQKVAFFDHDDHSQGTMAARSAEDPRQLEELLGSNMASVFIALWTLMGTIAIALAFAWKLALVSLCVVVPILLAAGYWRMRYEIKFEEMNNAVFVDSSKFASEAIGAFRTVASFTLEGAICDQFRTLNSNHVKDAFKKARWVSLLYAFSDSATIGCQAIVLYYGGRLLLSGEYDLESFFVCFMSVLNAGETTGRALSFGPNVAQVRAAANRILGLRDSQVKDGSEATGAQFISHGDGMKIELDNIHFKYPTRDVPVFQGLSLTIEKGQFAALVGASGSGKSSIVSLLERFYDPNHGRILCNGQDIAANNVYTYRRHLSLVAQESSLFQGTLRENILLGVEGNVDDATVHRVCQEASIHEFIMSLPEGYQTQVGSRGVTLSGGQRQRVAIARALMRNPDILLLDEATSSLDSESERLVQEAFERAGKGHTMVVVAHRLATVQNADVIFVLGEGKLIEKGSHRELLAARGVYWQMCQSQALDK from the exons ATGGGAAAACGAACAGCGGAGAATTCAGCGCCGAATGGGGAGGGTGAGGAGAAGCATCCTGAGATGGGCGTTGATGGACGTCCTGAGAGAGAACCTACCTTTCAGGATTATATG AGAGTTTTCAAGTATGCCTCCAAAGGGGACCTCCTGGCATATATCGTCGGTGTAATAGCCTCGATCGGTGTCGGCATAACCCTGCCTTTGCTGAACATTGTTTTCG GTCAATTCGCTAGCAAGTTCTCTGACTATGCTGGCACCGAAACGCTTCCGGGCGATGAGTTCCGCTCAAAGCTAAGCGAACTTTG TCTGTACTTGCTTGGTCTCTTCCTCGGTCGCCTTGTGCTGGGCTACATCAACAAC TTCGCATTTCGTATGACCGGTGTGAGAATAACCTCCGCCATTCGTCAGGATTACTTCACGGCATTGTTCTCGCAAAGTGTCCATGTACTGGACTCTATGCCCCCTGGATACGCGACCACAATCATCACGACCACTGGAAACACTCTGCAGCTCGGAATTTCTGAGAAGTTGGGTGTTTTTGTGGAGTACAATGCCACAATGATCGCTTCAATCATCGTCGCGTTCATCTACAGCTGGCAGCTCTCTCTCGTGACATTCACTGCcgtcgtcttcatcacttTCAGTGTCAGCCTGGTACTTCCTTACATTACCAAGGGCCAGACGAACCAGACCAAA TCCGAAGCTCTGGCGATGTCTGTAGCTAGCGAAGCCATGAGCGGCATTCGAATGATTGTCGCTTACGGCGCCGAATCACGTATTGGTAACAAGTACGGCAAATTCGTTGAAGAGGCAAAGAAGCATGCGCAATTTGCTGGCCCGTTTATCGCGCTTCAATATGGCTTAGTG TTCTTCAGCAGTTACGCTGCATTTGGCCTCGCATTCTGGTACGGAACCAGGCTTTTACTCGACGATAAGATCAATCAGCTCGGAGCAATCATTGTCGTCTTGTTCTCTGTCATGATGATTGTGACGGCAATGGAAAGAATCTCTACGCCGCTTCTAGCAGTTAGCAAAGCGACAGTCGCAGCTTGCGAGTTCTTCACGGTTATTGATGCACCCCGACCTGAGCCAGGCCATCTCACCGACCCAGATGTGTCTGTGACAGAAGACATCGTCTTGGAGGACGTCACTTTCGCTTACCCCAGTCGACCGCACGTCAAGATCCTCGATAACCTCAATCTGCGAATTGAAACAGGCAAGGTCACGGCGATTGTCGGTCCCTCTGGCTCAGGCAAGAGTACAATCGTCGGTCTTGTAGAGCGATGGTACAGTCTCAAAGACCAGTACGTCATCTCCAAACCAGTCGAGAAGCCGGCGAAGGGTGACAccgataagaagaagaacggcgACAAAGAGGAGGACGAGCAAGAGTTACAGGAGCTTTCGTTCGCAGGAGACGAAACAGGACCGCCTGTTGAGCTCCGTGGCCGAATTTCTACATGTGGCCACTTTCTTGATGACATCAACGTCAAGTGGTGGCGATCGCAGATCGGACTTGTCCAGCAGGAACCATTCCTCTTCAATGACACCATCTACAGCAACGTTCTCAATGGTCTCATCGGTACAAAGTGGGAGAATGAGcctgaagagaagaagagggagatgGTGCATGAGGCATGCAAGGAGGCATTTGCAGACGAGTTCATTGAGAAACTTCCCGAG GGCTACAACACCGCCGTCGGCGAAGTCGGCATCAAACTCTCAGGCGGCCAACGTCAACGCATCGCCATTGCCCGCGCCATAATCCGACGTCCCGCAatcctcatcctcgacgaAGCCACAAGCGCAATCGACGTCCGCGGCGAACGAATCGTACAAGCAGCCCTCGACCGAGCCTCCAGGAACAGAACAACAATCGTTATCGCACATCGCCTTTCTactatcaagaaggctgataGGATTGTTGTTCTGCGACAGGGACAGGTTATTCAGTCTGGTACTCATGATGGGCTCTTGACTGATGAGACTGgtctttattataatctCGTCAATGCTCAGGCGTTGTCGTTGGGAGAACAGAAGGGGGAGAATGAGGTGCTTGTTAAGGAGGAGCGGTCGTCTTCTGTTCATGATAAGGCACACACCGAGTCCACCATCGAAGACATGCcccaagagaagaaagccaAGAACAAAGGGCTCCTCTCTAGCTTCGGCCGCTTCTTCTACGAGACCAAGTCCAATTGGTGGATGATGGCCCTAAcgctcttcttctccgcctGCGCCGGCGCAGCAGTTCCCTTCCAAGCCTGGCTCTTCGCCAAAGTCATCATAGTCTTCGGCTACCTCCCCGACGAGTCCAAGGTCAGAAGCGAAAGTTCCTTCTGGTCGCTCATGTGGACTGTCCTCGCTATCTCCGCTGGTCTTGCCTACTGCGCCActttcttcttgtcgacGCGTACTGCGAGCACTATTCGTGCCAAGTACCAGAAGCAGTACTTTTTGTCTATCTTGCATCAGAAGGTTGCGTTctttgatcatgatgatcacTCGCAGGGGACCATGGCTGCGAGGAGCGCTGAGGATCCGCGTCAGCTTGAGGAGCTTTTGGGGTCGAACATGGCAAGTGTGTTTATTGCCCTGTGGACTCTGATGGGAACTATCGCCATCGCACTGGCTTTTGCATGGAAGCTCGCCCTCGTGTCTCTTTGTGTAGTTGTCCCCATCCTCCTCGCCGCTGGGTATTGGCGAATGCGGTATGAGATCAAGTTCGAAGAGATGAACAACGCCGTATTCGTCGACAGCTCCAAGTTCGCGTCCGAAGCAATTGGTGCGTTCCGTACAGTAGCATCTTTCACTCTCGAAGGTGCTATCTGCGATCAATTCCGCACCCTCAACAGCAACCATGTCAAGGACGCCTTCAAAAAGGCTCGGTGGGTGAGCTTGCTGTATGCCTTCTCCGACAGCGCAACAATAGGATGCCAGGCTATCGTACTGTACTACGGCGGCCGTCTTCTCCTCAGCGGGGAGTATGACCTAGAGAGCTTCTTCGTGTGCTTCATGTCTGTCTTGAACGCGGGCGAGACAACTGGGCGCGCACTGAGCTTTGGCCCCAACGTCGCTCAAGTACGCGCTGCTGCCAATCGTATCCTTGGATTGAGGGATAGTCAGGTGAAGGACGGATCTGAAGCTACTGGCGCACAGTTCATTTCTCATGGCGATGGTATGAAGATTGAACTGGACAACATTCACTTCAAGTATCCTACTCGTGACGTGCCTGTCTTCCAGGGCCTCAGTCTCACGATTGAGAAGGGCCAGTTCGCTGCTCTTGTTGGCGCGTCAGGCAGTGGAAAGAGTAGCATCGTCTCTCTTCTTGAAAG ATTCTACGACCCTAATCACGGTCGCATCCTCTGCAATGGTCAAGACATCGCCGCCAACAACGTCTACACGTACCGTCGTCATCTCTCTCTTGTTGCTCAAGAGTCAAGCTTGTTCCAAG GCACATTACGAGAGAACATCCTCCTCGGCGTCGAGGGTAATGTCGACGACGCAACTGTCCATCGCGTATGTCAAGAAGCATCAATCCACGAGTTCATCATGTCCCTCCCAGAAGGATACCAAACCCAGGTAGGTTCACGTGGCGTGACCCTCTCAGGTGGTCAACGACAGCGCGTCGCTATCGCCCGGGCTTTGATGCGAAACCCTGATATCTTGCTCCTCGACGAAGCGACAAGTTCTCTTGATTCGGAGAGTGAGAGGCTGGTTCAAGAGGCTTTTGAGCGAGCTGGCAAAGGGCACACTATGGTCGTCGTTGCTCATCGTCTTGCGACGGTGCAAAATGCCGACGTGAtctttgttcttggtgaGGGCAAGTTGATTGAGAAGGGGAGCCATCGGGAGTTACTGGCTGCGCGTGGTGTTTACTGGCAAATG TGCCAAAGCCAGGCTTTGGATAAGTAG
- a CDS encoding ketopantoate reductase PanE/ApbA C terminal-domain-containing protein: MASQEHPSWLKALLADTRPPPKLFAWSPANIQPKLDEGIDMGSSNSDEEYDNDACVDPSTESDERIYIIGPGNVGRLYATHMARHPKALPITLVVHRKELLSQWASCEGVGLADLTSGKLFLNKCFTVEWWTETRPHYGPVKEVAGGKKLHNIFISTKAEAGLAEADRIRRYLGRCSSIVFAQNGVCKLWPPHGPLYISHRYPSGDPPTFSACVVSHGVASAGPFLSVHAAPADAYIGPVFWASDPKSPWRQPLDDFFIRHIATTPLVNTKQVSSGEIWLLQLEKLVMNAAINPLTALLRCKTGELFTSYDSDDPLTRVIDELLWQTSAVIQGLIDHDTSRRVITSYAEQILRHGPDCNLQQSDSMVRKKLIERFSQPILKSKLYAFGHKIFEHRSSMLQDIEAGRKTEIRDFNGWIVDMACFLDTDLDVSVHRGLIGLFTFYYQ; encoded by the exons ATGGCTTCCCAAGAACACCCTAGCTGGTTGAAGGCCCTCCTAGCCGACACAAGGCCGCCCCCAAAGCTATTCGCCTGGTCTCCCGCCAACATCCAGccaaagcttgatgaaggCATTGACATGGGAAGTTCCAACAGTGATGAAGAGTACGACAACGATGCCTGTGTCGATCCTTCAACAGAATCTGATGAGCGCATCTATATCATCGGCCCTGGCAACGTTGGCCGATTGTACGCAACTCACATGGCTCGCCATCCCAAGGCACTCCCCATCACCCTAGTCGTTCATCGAAAGGAACTGCTATCGCAGTGGGCGTCGTGTGAAGGCGTCGGGCTCGCAGACCTAACCAGCGGCAAACTCTTCCTCAACAAATGCTTCACCGTTGAGTGGTGGACCGAAACAAGACCTCACTACGGTCCTGTGAAAGAAGTCGCAGGCGGAAAGAAACTTCACAACATTTTCATCTCCACAAAGGCAGAAGCTGGACTCGCAGAAGCAGATCGCATTCGTCGCTACCTTGGGAGATGCAGCTCTATCGTTTTTGCTCAGAACGGAGTCTGCAAACTCTGGCCTCCCCACGGCCCTTTATACATCTCTCATCGATACCCGAGCGGTGATCCTCCAACATTCTCCGCATGTGTCGTGAGTCATGGGGTTGCATCGGCAGGTCCTTTCCTGAGCGTCCATGCGGCTCCGGCTGACGCATACATCGGGCCTGTGTTCTGGGCATCTGATCCCAAATCGCCGTGGAGGCAGCCATTGGATGACTTCTTTATCCGGCATATTGCCACAACACCGCTTGTGAACACGAAGCAGGTGTCCTCCGGGGAGATTTGGCTCCTTCAGCTGGAGAAGTTGGTCATGAATGCGGCAATCAATCCACTCACGGCTCTACTGCGCTGCAAGACGGGGGAATTGTTTACATCCTATGACTCGGATGATCCTTTGACACGGGTGATCGATGAGCTCCTCTGGCAAACAAGTGCTGTCATCCAAGGTCTTATTGACCACGATACGAGCCGCAGAGTTATCACTTCCTACGCTGAACAAATTCTACGACATGGGCCGGACTGCAATCTGCAGCAAAGCGATTCCATGGTCCGAAAGAAGTTGATAGAGAGGTTCTCACAGCCAATCTTGAAGTCAAAGCTTTATGCATTTGGTCACAAGATATTTGAACATCGTAGCTCTATGCTACAGGATATAGAGGCTGGAAGGAAGACTGAGATTCGGGACTTCAATGGTTGGATTGTAGACATGGCTTGTTTTTTGGATACAGATCTAGATGTTAGCGTGCACAGGGGCTTAATTGG GTTATTTACATTCTACTACCAATAG